Proteins encoded within one genomic window of Scheffersomyces stipitis CBS 6054 chromosome 3, complete sequence:
- a CDS encoding predicted protein yields MLQFHYMAPWVPGFTHAVEAELIASENKPPFTPFQLATIDSKTGFPKNRTLVYRGFLFDDKSNSTLTFTTDKRMDKYDELLHNDRFEAVFYFGRTKKQFRFSGRARIIDDAHRPSIDLASIQPSTLIENNHKKSLKRAKEYDNSDSEYLDLLSPSLLSQFNNDSTSDLAYSTLNELSHLSYIPPTDQEWSDEIERQWNGLSKGLKKSFRKPSPLTPLTDEHVKLMDSINRGVDGKKDDHGKKNFAVVAMFIDRVDLVELDKDRRYIYVKDPHQLWSEEEVCP; encoded by the exons ATGCTCCAGTTCCATTACATGGCTCCATGGGTGCCTGGTTTCACTCACGCAGTGGAAGCCGAGTTGATTGCATCCGAGAACAAGCCGCCGTTCACTCCGTTCCAGTTGGCTACCATCGATAGCAAGACCGGTTTCCCTAAGAACAGAACTCTCGTGTACAGAGGCTTTCTCTTTGACGACAAGTCGAACAGCACATTGACTTTCACTACCGATAAGCGGATGGATAAATACGACGAATTACTCCACAACGACCGTTTTGAGGCTGTATTCTATTTTGGCAGAACTAAAAAGCAGTTCCGGTTCAGTGGCAGAGCCCGCATCATCGACGATGCCCATAGACCCAGTATCGACTTGGCTTCTATTCAGCCCAGTACACTTATCGAAAATAATCACAAGAAATCGCTTAAAAGGGCAAAAGAATATGACAACTCCGACTCGGAGTACTTAGA TTTGTTGTCGCCTTCGTTGTTGTCGcagttcaacaacgactCCACCAGCGATTTGGCGTATCTGACGTTGAACGAATTATCACATTTGCTGTATATCCCTCCTACCGATCAGGAATGGAGTGACGAAATCGAGCGTCAGTGGAATGGCTTATCCAAGggattgaagaagtcgttCAGAAAGCCTCTGCCATTGACTCCGTTGACTGACGAACACGTCAAGCTTATGGACTCTATCAACAGAGGTGTAGATGGCAAGAAAGACGACCATGGTAAAAAGAACTTCGCCGTAGTAGCCATGTTCATCGACCGTGTTGACTTGGTCGAGCTAGATAAGGACAGACGGTACATCTACGTCAAGGACCCGCACCAATTGTGGAGCGAGGAAGAAGTTTGTCCTTAG
- a CDS encoding predicted protein yields the protein MLSEHCHVTSGSGSEVFKSIEYALRSTCFINSAHILSSATPELNTNLDLVQFHKSSSAPETPLLEILSQLDYTDFDENNSAIYLRAVSDNASIELSNTSSLTLKNSILKIVVSESAFQKVPNLANVPNVVLKKIRESKIGHGSKQFVSYNYDITIQLRIANNQLAIFSELQYIIQTIFNVYTCLTVSTFNFPIQLISTESATAAISQINADLVNLHPLGTSVQTLDSEDTAELYEYLTMLASGSSQLNTYNHVEDFISSYQVPQLPSDSQYSHNLERLTLKNIHSKFLNLYIREQPWTIISIHSDNKHSLLYRSPVDGHIILWEIK from the coding sequence ATGTTGTCGGAACACTGTCATGTGACGTCGGGAAGCGGAAGTGAAGTCTTCAAGTCAATTGAGTATGCCCTcagatcaacttgtttcATAAATTCGGCTCACATTCTCTCCTCGGCCACTCCAGAATTGAATACTAACCTTGATCTTGTACAATTCCacaaatcttcttctgccCCAGAAACCCCGTTGTTGGAGATACTATCGCAATTGGATTATACTGACTTTGACGAGAATAACTCGGCCATTTATCTCCGGGCAGTATCCGATAACGCCAGCATAGAGTTGTCAAATACCAGTAGTCTCacattgaaaaattccatCCTCAAAATCGTTGTGAGCGAATCAGCTTTCCAAAAAGTGCCAAACTTGGCCAACGTGCCCAATGTTGTATTGAAAAAGATCAGAGAGTCAAAGATAGGCCACGGGTCGAAACAGTTCGTCTCGTATAATTATGATATCACGATCCAGCTTCGGATAGCTAATAACCAACTAGCCATCTTCAGCGAGCTTCAATATATCATACAGACTATATTCAATGTGTACACATGTTTAACAGTTTCaactttcaattttccaattcagCTCATTTCCACTGAATCTGCAACGGCCGCTATATCACAGATTAATGCGGACCTTGTAAACTTGCATCCACTTGGTACTAGCGTCCAGACTTTGGATTCGGAAGATACCGCAGAACTCTACGAGTACCTTACTATGTTGGCTCTGGGAAGCTCACAGTTGAATACGTATAACCATGTGGAGGACTTTATAAGCTCTTATCAAGTACCACAGCTTCCGTCGGACTCTCAATACTCGCACAACCTCGAAAGATTGACATTGAAAAACATTCACTCCAAGTTCTTAAATCTCTATATCAGAGAACAGCCATGGACTATAATCAGTATCCACTCTGACAACAAGCATTCTCTTCTCTACAGAAGTCCGGTGGATGGCCACATCATTTTATGGGAAATAAAATAG
- the FST5 gene encoding Fungal transcriptional regulatory protein (Fungal specific transcription factor~go_function DNA binding), whose amino-acid sequence MSTKKRNRATKVCDFCRRRKVKCDLGNPCSTCVKYGHRNCRYKEQDNEADSDFKVQDQLLQLKEKLRSLEESVNQNPAFSEYHKEKSSISSSSSSSSNINNYNSNRNISSNNSVNNSSSVNSKINNNLNNNLSNLNINNNPNSINVNDNLNINNEDVNFNSNITNNNKRQHLAASSSPPFENPGFGILDVRSVLGRNPVASEEDVINFYDGYSSVYDKEPIRRRNFGPMAWVTLVKVDNCSGKLWDYIHCVKNSNKEIRGANKVDVFPTANAVDQDFREKVTEDEGFNEVRPYKDVAYKLSPGHNKSSIDNKHSQNTLNEKAKSLGLMFYQGGLDEELALIEKIRLVLPKRKVIWLLYKRYFTHLYSALPLLDEVVFKEKIQKLVGQESYEDVDVKVQVEMRLDFAQLGLLLIVLRLSYLTLFTNVASINEANLISNDPSPRAQEIKYLLNNPINIDVIDVAQSCLNQFNLMKNVNMTTMQLAMYMRIYHMYAPEEGDGIDGGDAQVFNAMLIQMAYSLGLHREPDKFPKELNDEKTNNLGRKMWYMLLVFDMNNCMANGTPMNVHRLSFDTVFPFYRPGNENVIDVEVEKSVLSSFNRFNNVYAPMTEILDMIVKVKGGVKMTDLAEKLSYMESHFVEEYGKIGNHFDAGNLSQVEVYQTTLKVKIHLTSNMFVVTIFFHIFNYYEKKGFSELAFFYLKKIFLITILDLMPFYFEFLDRSHIIFKNSTDLSITPAFEMVTHKALIVLMSILLRVRFAIKTSEDSFDHNMKLIKVISYKIYYDCLIRIKGLLEKCLGVFRESIAKLSHRYYYSWRITKAQNFLNTLLTSDQLYETYAPRMSGPRLEFTNAMLEELTTILEKALYKVKEHKKAQKGGSQASKADPTVKRDPASYTVSGSVGSSDDRCNSYEDRDKITPTFSSTSVGSTTSNDNYFDGDYLPNDQIDSIWLQMMSLKSQAADPTANFNTPAPLGVGIPGSSMYDALGTPGASLGGDMGPYLETDNLNLYQRDDFFGNMPLEEIFKDFS is encoded by the exons ATGTCTACCAAGAAGCGCAATAGAGCCACTAAGGTGTGCGACTTCTGTAGAAGGCGCAAAGTTAAGTGTGATTTGGGGAACCCCTGCTCCACCTGTGTCAAGTACGGCCACCGCAATTGCCGATACAAGGAACAAGACAACGAGGCCGACTCAGACTTCAAAGTCCAGGATCAGTTGCTCCAGTTAAAGGAGAAATTGAGACTGCTCGAAGAGTCTGTAAATCAGAACCCAGCCTTCAGTGAGTACCACAAGGAAAAGAGCAGCATCAGcagtagcagcagcagcagcagcaacatTAATAACTATAACAGTAATCGTAACATTTCTAGTAACAACAGTGTCAATAACAGTAGTAGCGTGAATAGCAAGATCAATAACAATCTAAACAACAATCTTAGCAATCTTAACATTAACAACAACCCTAACAGCATCAATGTTAATGACAACctcaatatcaacaacgaagatgtcaacttcaacagcaatatcaccaacaataacaaaCGACAACATCTTGCGGCCAGCAGTTCGCCACCATTTGAGAACCCTGGTTTTGGAATCTTGGATGTACGGAGCGTCTTAGGGAGAAACCCCGTTGCATCAGAGGAGGATGTAATCAACTTCTACGATGGATACTCGTCCGTCTACGACAAGGAACCAATTAGAAGACGGAATTTCGGGCCCATGGCATGGGTCACTTTAGTAAAAGTGGATAACTGTAGTGGGAAGCTCTGGGACTATATACATTGTGTCAAGAACTCGAACAAGGAAATCCGGGGCGCCAA CAAAGTAGACGTTTTTCCCACAGCCAACGCAGTGGACCAGGATTTCCGAGAAAAGGTCACCGAAGATGAAGGGTTCAACGAAGTGAGGCCATATAAAGATGTTGCCTATAAACTCTCACCGGGACACAATAAGTCTTCTATTGACAATAAGCATTCTCAGAATACTTTGAATGAGAAGGCCAAGAGCTTAGGCTTGATGTTCTACCAAGGGGGATTGGACGAGGAGTTGGCGTTGATCGAAAAGATCCGCTTGGTCTTGCCCAAACGTAAAGTCATATGGCTATTGTATAAGCGATACTTCACCCACTTGTATCTGGCCTTGCCATTGCTTGACGAAGTCGTCTTCAAGGAAAAGATCCAGAAGCTCGTGGGCCAGGAAAGCTACGAGGATGTAGATGTCAAAGTGCAAGTGGAGATGCGATTGGATTTCGCCCAGTTGGGATTGTTGCTCATAGTACTTCGTTTGAGTTACTTGACGTTGTTCACGAATGTCGCTTCTATCAATGAGGCGAACTTGATTCTGAATGATCCATCACCAAGAGCCCAGGAAATCAAGTATTTATTGAACAATCCCATCAACATCGACGTTATAGATGTGGCTCAGAGCTGTCTTAACCAGTTTAACCTAATGAAGAATGTCAACATGACCACCATGCAATTGGCCATGTACATGAGGATCTACCACATGTATGCTCCTGAAGAAGGCGACGGTATCGACGGTGGAGATGCGCAGGTGTTTAATGCCATGTTGATTCAGATGGCTTACTCTCTAGGCTTGCATCGTGAACCAGACAAATTTCccaaagaattgaacgaCGAAAAGACAAACAaccttggaagaaaaatgtGGTAcatgttgttggtgtttGACATGAACAACTGTATGGCTAATGGTACTCCCATGAATGTACACAGGTTGTCTTTCGACACCGTATTCCCTTTTTATAGACCAGGAAACGAGAACGTCATAGATGTGGAGGTAGAAAAAAGCGTCTTAAGTTCATTCAACCGTTTCAACAACGTGTACGCTCCCATGACAGAAATTCTCGATATGATTGTCAAAGTCAAGGGAGGGGTCAAGATGACCGATCTTGCTGAGAAATTGTCGTATATGGAATCTCACTTTGTAGAGGAGTATGGCAAGATAGGCAATCATTTCGACGCTGGAAACTTgagtcaagttgaagtataCCAGACAACATTAAAAGTCAAAATCCATCTAACCTCCAATATGTTTGTTGTCACAATTTTTTTCCACATCTTCAACTATTACGAGAAGAAAGGATTTTCTGAGTTAGCCTTCTTTTACCTCAAGAAGATTTTCTTGATCACCATCTTAGACTTAATGCCTTTCTATTTTGAATTCTTAGACCGCTCCCAtattattttcaagaattccaCGGATTTGAGCATTACTCCCGCATTTGAAATGGTGACTCATAAGGCTCTTATTGTATTGATGAGTATACTATTAAGAGTTAGATTTGCTATCAAGACGAGCGAGGACTCCTTTGATCACAATATGAAATTAATCAAGGTTATCAGCTACAAGATATATTACGACTGTTTGATTAGAATTAAGGGTCTTCTCGAAAAGTGTTTGGGCGTTTTCAGAGAGAGCATTGCAAAGTTAAGTCACAGATATTACTATTCGTGGAGAATTACCAAGGCACAGAACTTCTTAAACACACTTTTGACAAGCGACCAGTTATACGAGACTTATGCTCCCCGCATGAGCGGGCCCAGATTGGAATTCACTAATGCCatgttggaagaattgaccactattcttgaaaaggCTTTATACAAAGTGAAGGAACACAAGAAGGCCCAAAAAGGTGGGTCTCAAGCATCTAAAGCAGATCCAACGGTCAAGAGGGATCCTGCGAGCTACACCGTTAGTGGATCTGTTGGACTGAGTGACGATCGCTGTAATTCATACGAAGATCGTGACAAGATTACACCTACTTTTTCGAGTACTTCTGTTGGATCAACTACCTCTAATGACAACTATTTTGACGGTGACTACTTGCCCAATGACCAGATCGACTCCATTTGGTTACAGATGATGTCGTTGAAGAGTCAGGCGGCAGATCCCAcagccaacttcaacaccCCTGCCCCACTTGGAGTGGGCATTCCTGGATCAAGTATGTATGACGCATTGGGAACGCCTGGTGCGTCCCTTGGTGGGGACATGGGTCCTTATCTTGAGACAGATAATCTCAACCTCTATCAGCGAGACGATTTCTTTGGAAACATGCCTCTTGAAGAGatcttcaaagacttcaGCTGA